In one window of Bacteroidota bacterium DNA:
- a CDS encoding DUF3575 domain-containing protein, translating into MKKAILLLVVIIGSIPSFSQDAGQINTKANKSKITVTRKNVVKLNTLAIAFRNVSLIYERSIRPRLSTTLGLSYKFSGREPKVLKAENYKINIDMGGITGFSITPTLRYYIKTCDPSILDGFYVEPYLRYTHFQSRSKIEYLPTGGSAEYIESNTTLDEAGIGFQIGYQLVICKRFHIDFIFLGPRYSRYFFNYQFDGNVTGEFLDDLSDYINEVIDRFGYDYSVKINPQGSKKANADFGFTNVRFGLSIGYSF; encoded by the coding sequence AATTAATACCAAAGCTAATAAAAGCAAAATAACCGTAACCCGAAAAAATGTTGTTAAGTTAAATACTCTTGCAATTGCCTTCAGGAATGTCTCATTAATTTATGAGCGCAGCATCAGGCCGCGTTTAAGCACTACCCTGGGGTTAAGTTATAAATTTTCAGGAAGAGAACCCAAAGTATTAAAAGCAGAGAATTATAAAATAAACATTGATATGGGAGGGATTACCGGCTTTTCTATAACCCCGACCCTGAGATATTATATTAAAACCTGTGATCCTTCCATTCTTGATGGCTTTTATGTGGAACCATATTTGCGGTACACGCATTTCCAATCACGGTCAAAAATTGAGTATCTGCCAACCGGTGGAAGTGCCGAATATATTGAATCCAATACCACTCTTGATGAAGCAGGAATCGGCTTTCAGATTGGTTATCAACTTGTTATCTGCAAGCGTTTCCATATTGATTTTATATTCCTCGGTCCACGCTATTCACGGTATTTTTTCAATTATCAGTTTGATGGCAATGTCACCGGAGAATTTCTGGATGATCTGTCAGACTATATTAACGAGGTTATTGATCGTTTTGGATACGACTATAGTGTAAAAATAAATCCGCAGGGCAGCAAGAAAGCCAATGCAGACTTTGGCTTCACGAATGTACGTTTCGGATTATCAATTGGATATTCGTTTTAA